A portion of the Lolium rigidum isolate FL_2022 chromosome 1, APGP_CSIRO_Lrig_0.1, whole genome shotgun sequence genome contains these proteins:
- the LOC124683733 gene encoding senescence-specific cysteine protease SAG39-like gives MASSSPDSKRLTNPFSLATLLVIMSCCTHFALAAREVSAAGTDKAMRERYEKWMAEHGRTYKNSAEKARRFEVFKSNAHFIDSYNAAAGPGAKSRPGLTTNNFADLTEAEFNNIYIRRRSLPRPPSVVETGFMYGNVCLSHIPASIDWREKGAVTPVKDQGSCGCCWAFSAVAAVEGIHQIKTQNLTSLSEQQLMDCSTGANNRGCNLGDMDEAFRHIVHSGGLTTEEAYGYEAKQSTCRSSGKQAAAQIRGFQYVPPLNETALLLAVAHQPVSIALDGNNTAFRFFDGTGIFGAADEQCTTELNHAVTAVGYGTDENGSKYWLMKNSWGSRWADKGYVKIARDVASNTGLCGLAMQASYPVA, from the exons ATGGCCTCATCATCTCCTGACTCCAAGCGACTCACAAATCCCTTTTCACTCGCTACCCTTCTTGTCATCATGAGCTGCTGCACGCATTTCGCACTTGCAGCTCGCGAGGTGTCGGCGGCCGGCACTGACAAGGCGATgagagagagatacgagaagtggATGGCGGAGCACGGCCGCACCTACAAGAACTCGGCGGAGAAGGCTCGACGGTTCGAAGTATTCAAGTCTAACGCCCACTTCATCGACTCCTATAATGCTGCAGCAGGCCCAGGGGCTAAGAGTCGCCCTGGGCTGACGACCAACAATTTCGCCGATCTGACCGAGGCCGAGTTCAACAATATCTACATCCGTCGCCGGAGCCTGCCACGTCCACCGTCTGTTGTCGAAACCGGATTCATGTACGGGAACGTATGCCTTTCTCACATTCCTGCCAGTATAGACTGGAGGGAGAAGGGGGCGGTAACTCCTGTCAAGGACCAAGGCTCATGTG GGTGTTGCTGGGCATTCTCCGCTGTGGCAGCAGTGGAAGGCATCCACCAAATCAAAACCCAGAACCTGACGTCCCTGTCGGAGCAGCAGCTGATGGACTGCTCCACCGGCGCGAACAACCGAGGCTGCAACCTCGGCGACATGGACGAAGCATTCCGGCACATTGTCCACAGCGGTGGCCTCACCACCGAGGAGGCTTACGGCTACGAAGCTAAGCAGAGCACCTGCCGCTCATCTGGAAAGCAGGCAGCGGCCCAGATCAGAGGTTTCCAGTATGTTCCTCCACTGAATGAGACTGCCCTCCTTTTGGCGGTTGCCCACCAGCCCGTGTCCATTGCCTTGGACGGTAACAACACCGCGTTCCGCTTTTTTGATGGTACGGGAATATTTGGCGCAGCAGACGAGCAGTGCACCACTGAGCTGAACCATGCTGTGACGGCCGTCGGCTACGGCACTGACGAGAACGGTAGCAAGTACTGGCTGATGAAGAACTCGTGGGGAAGTCGTTGGGCGGACAAGGGCTACGTGAAAATCGCGAGGGATGTGGCATCCAACACCGGCCTTTGCGGCCTTGCCATGCAGGCGTCCTACCCTGTTGCCTAA